From a single Nostoc edaphicum CCNP1411 genomic region:
- a CDS encoding beta strand repeat-containing protein codes for MNNFKYLGCITLFGILASASTAIAQTTPETEPIFTPRFGVRYTTEGAGYESFSSFEGFLPVLQTPGNTLTFLQGKVLLDNDSNLAGNILLGHRLFSEKANRIIGGYISYSTRDTGKSNFDQLGLGFEALGSWDFRFNAYLPLNSSENQVDQTNLPYFQGDSLMIQRSRFLEVAMSGVDAEVGTRLTSIGSGDLRGYAGVYYYSGGQSKEAFGWKTRIEARPNDFLGLSLSLQNDDLFDTRLAFSIGANFPGSGARRSKPKKDSALARMATTVENQAAILVAVEKRTDAFAATVESESQGSANNTDTPTNNTDTPTNNNRSIIIHVAPGGTGNGTFESPFGTIADALAVAKADNVIYVRSNQDTAFSPFTIPDGVRVFSSGPLQVVNVKDLGVVTLPLSGSGIHPIITGMVPTGNGLITLGNNTVVSGFNIQIPGTDDARGVKGTNISNVRILDNKITNAFSEGIYLENVTGTVEIARNTINDTRNSAIDTSLESGIFVWNYQGITDLTITDNRIITNFDVDTNYRVDGIEVNLCRDFNALFVDKTCTSNASITANILNNQITYNGQVNGGSGADGIDLNLGNLGQGTFVVSGNTLTNIVDEGISINAVASSEGNFTIANNIITNVGDSSIEVDLLKLEAATPAVNLFNSSITSFTITGNTLDTAGNDGIDFEVADKADVTLTIANNIIQNIGSGDNGDRAIQLQATDNAIVRPTINSNTINNISGDGIQLAQVISPTITSNNINNTGERGIVVETASGTTNISDNTLTDTNQESMKLSEITGTVTISQNNINGSNNNTGIDFSNITGDVNLTIANNQLTENLNDVRVSLAGTTGTVKINDNTIINNGTAVDVQLGENTSLSIVDIKNNQITGTDTSIASSGINFQAFENAVAGNITVSDNTINNMTNGDGINLQLNGTSSAKFTISSNIISKIQDTNSGDFNFSDGINIELLDNANANVTLSNNNISQISVGNGIYMQLAGGNNAQEIAISDNTISQITTEGNGIDLQFLDNFDASNINPTVNLARNNISDVQGTGINVFNQTLDNTVNVMADANIISDTSGDGIKLQQVTNPQVINNNIINAGEQGIQVEIASVTTNVSNNTITDAQQESISLSEVTGTVSVNQNTVNGINSNSGIFISNTTGATALTVNSNNLTETFNDVRINLAGTASGTLQINENTITNNGTAVDVQLSDSANFSSITINNNQINGVDADITSNGINLQAFNDVVADNVIVSGNTINTITNGDGINLQFNGNSRAAFTISSNTISDIKDTVTGDFNFTDAINLEFFDNANSTVSVTENNISDVAGRGISLGNFSNTTTLDVSITDNQVSNTTAEGIGLDDLQGNVEVVNNTIENSQAVGIKLSGGEIAKITDNTINNTGTQGIQVENSSGTINIDRNTITDANQESITLSEVTGTVTVNQNTINGLNNSFGIFTQNSTGSVDLTIDDNTLLENQNDIGVNFSGIASGTAQVNNNTISNIGSGVDVQLTDSANLSSITINNNQITGVDTSTASNGINFQATDDVAANNVTVSGNTINTITNKDGMSFQVRNNSQTIFTISGNTITNVQDFNPGDSGLNDAINLKFFDDNVSSSATISNNVLSVIDGSGIHATNNGNDSTNSVEVTITGNQFSNIDDINIRLENISDFQI; via the coding sequence ATGAATAATTTTAAATATTTGGGTTGCATTACTTTGTTTGGAATTTTAGCTTCTGCATCAACGGCTATTGCTCAAACAACACCAGAAACAGAACCGATATTTACCCCCCGCTTTGGAGTACGCTACACCACTGAGGGAGCAGGATATGAATCATTTAGCAGTTTTGAGGGATTTTTGCCTGTTTTGCAAACTCCTGGCAATACTTTGACTTTCTTACAAGGGAAGGTTTTATTAGACAATGACTCGAATTTAGCTGGCAATATATTGTTAGGACATCGATTGTTTAGCGAAAAAGCTAATCGGATTATTGGTGGCTATATTTCTTATTCTACCCGTGACACAGGTAAGAGTAATTTTGATCAGTTAGGGCTGGGTTTTGAAGCTTTAGGTAGTTGGGATTTTCGCTTTAATGCTTATCTTCCCTTGAATTCTTCAGAAAACCAAGTTGACCAAACGAATCTGCCATACTTTCAAGGTGATTCATTAATGATACAGCGATCGCGCTTTTTAGAAGTGGCGATGTCTGGTGTAGATGCAGAAGTTGGTACACGCTTGACAAGCATTGGTAGTGGCGACTTGCGTGGCTATGCGGGTGTATACTACTACTCTGGTGGTCAATCGAAGGAAGCTTTTGGTTGGAAAACGAGAATCGAAGCTCGTCCTAATGATTTTTTGGGTTTGAGTCTTTCTCTACAAAATGATGACCTATTTGATACTAGGCTGGCTTTTAGTATTGGTGCAAATTTCCCTGGTAGTGGCGCTAGGAGAAGCAAGCCGAAGAAAGATAGCGCTTTAGCGCGGATGGCAACAACAGTAGAGAACCAAGCTGCTATTCTAGTTGCTGTTGAAAAAAGAACTGATGCTTTTGCTGCAACGGTTGAATCAGAAAGCCAAGGTTCTGCAAATAATACTGATACTCCGACAAATAATACTGATACTCCTACCAATAATAACCGCTCCATCATTATCCACGTAGCCCCTGGTGGTACTGGTAATGGTACATTTGAGTCTCCCTTTGGCACAATTGCCGATGCTTTGGCGGTAGCTAAAGCAGACAATGTGATTTATGTTCGTTCTAATCAAGATACTGCTTTTTCACCATTTACTATTCCCGATGGCGTTCGAGTATTCTCTAGTGGGCCTCTACAAGTAGTTAATGTCAAAGATTTGGGAGTCGTCACCCTACCTTTATCGGGTAGTGGGATACATCCAATAATTACTGGTATGGTTCCGACTGGAAATGGATTAATCACACTGGGTAACAATACTGTTGTTTCTGGATTTAATATTCAAATTCCTGGTACTGATGATGCCAGAGGCGTTAAGGGAACTAATATTAGTAATGTGAGAATTTTAGATAATAAAATCACCAATGCTTTTAGTGAAGGTATTTATTTAGAAAATGTCACAGGTACGGTAGAAATTGCCAGAAATACTATCAATGATACCCGCAATTCTGCAATTGATACTAGTTTAGAAAGTGGGATTTTTGTTTGGAATTACCAGGGTATTACGGATTTAACAATTACCGATAACCGCATCATCACCAACTTTGATGTTGATACTAATTATAGAGTAGATGGGATTGAAGTTAATCTCTGCCGCGATTTTAATGCGCTCTTTGTAGATAAAACTTGTACTAGCAACGCTAGCATTACAGCTAATATCCTCAATAACCAGATTACTTACAATGGTCAAGTTAATGGTGGTTCTGGTGCAGATGGTATCGATTTGAATTTAGGAAATTTAGGTCAAGGCACGTTTGTAGTTAGTGGAAATACCCTGACTAACATTGTTGATGAGGGGATTTCAATTAATGCCGTCGCCAGTTCTGAAGGTAATTTTACTATTGCCAATAACATTATCACCAATGTTGGTGATAGTAGTATTGAGGTTGATTTGCTCAAGCTAGAAGCTGCAACTCCGGCTGTCAATTTGTTTAATAGTAGTATTACTAGCTTCACGATTACAGGTAATACTTTAGATACGGCTGGTAATGACGGTATTGACTTTGAAGTGGCAGACAAAGCAGATGTAACACTGACTATTGCTAATAATATTATCCAAAATATTGGCAGTGGTGATAATGGCGATCGCGCTATTCAATTACAAGCAACAGATAATGCGATCGTTCGTCCTACAATTAATAGTAATACTATCAACAATATTTCTGGAGATGGTATACAACTAGCTCAAGTTATTTCTCCTACAATTACTAGCAATAACATTAATAATACAGGCGAGCGAGGTATTGTAGTAGAAACTGCTAGCGGCACAACAAATATTAGCGATAATACCTTAACCGATACCAACCAAGAAAGCATGAAGTTATCGGAAATCACAGGCACAGTAACTATTAGTCAAAACAACATCAATGGTAGCAACAATAATACTGGTATTGACTTTAGCAATATCACAGGTGATGTCAATTTAACAATTGCTAATAACCAGTTGACAGAAAACCTTAATGATGTCCGTGTCAGTTTAGCTGGTACAACTGGCACAGTAAAAATTAACGACAATACCATCATTAATAATGGTACTGCTGTGGATGTTCAATTAGGAGAAAATACCAGTTTAAGCATTGTAGATATCAAGAATAACCAAATCACAGGAACAGATACAAGTATCGCATCAAGTGGTATCAACTTCCAAGCATTTGAAAATGCAGTTGCGGGTAATATCACAGTTTCCGATAATACTATCAACAACATGACTAATGGTGATGGAATCAACTTGCAACTCAATGGTACTAGCAGTGCTAAATTTACAATTTCTAGTAACATAATCAGCAAGATACAAGATACAAATTCAGGAGACTTTAACTTTAGTGATGGCATAAACATAGAATTATTAGACAATGCTAACGCCAATGTCACTCTCTCCAATAACAACATTTCCCAAATCTCAGTAGGTAACGGGATTTATATGCAGTTAGCTGGTGGTAATAATGCTCAAGAAATTGCGATTAGCGATAATACTATTTCCCAAATCACCACAGAAGGTAATGGTATTGACCTGCAATTCTTGGATAATTTTGATGCTTCTAACATTAATCCAACTGTGAATCTTGCCAGAAATAATATCTCTGATGTTCAAGGAACTGGTATTAATGTCTTCAACCAAACTTTAGATAATACAGTCAATGTCATGGCTGATGCTAATATCATTAGTGATACTTCGGGAGATGGTATAAAACTACAACAGGTAACTAATCCTCAAGTTATCAACAACAACATTATTAATGCAGGTGAGCAAGGTATACAGGTAGAAATCGCAAGTGTTACTACTAATGTTAGTAACAATACAATTACAGATGCTCAACAAGAAAGTATTAGCTTATCTGAAGTCACAGGTACAGTTAGCGTTAACCAAAATACTGTTAATGGGATTAATAGCAACAGTGGTATTTTCATTAGCAATACTACAGGTGCAACAGCTTTAACAGTCAACAGCAATAATTTGACAGAAACCTTTAATGATGTTCGCATCAATTTAGCTGGTACCGCTTCGGGAACCTTACAAATTAATGAAAATACCATCACTAATAATGGTACTGCTGTAGATGTACAATTGTCCGATAGTGCTAACTTTAGTAGTATAACTATCAACAACAACCAAATCAATGGAGTCGATGCAGATATCACATCTAATGGTATCAACTTACAAGCGTTTAACGATGTTGTTGCTGATAATGTTATCGTCTCAGGAAATACTATCAACACCATAACCAATGGAGATGGAATTAATCTTCAATTTAATGGAAATAGTCGTGCTGCATTTACCATTTCTAGTAATACAATTAGCGATATCAAAGACACTGTTACTGGAGATTTTAATTTTACTGATGCTATTAATCTAGAGTTTTTTGATAATGCCAATTCTACAGTCAGTGTTACTGAAAATAATATCTCTGACGTAGCTGGACGCGGTATTAGTCTGGGTAACTTTAGCAATACAACTACTTTGGATGTAAGTATTACAGACAATCAAGTTTCAAATACCACTGCTGAAGGTATTGGATTAGATGATTTGCAAGGCAATGTAGAGGTAGTAAATAACACTATCGAAAATAGTCAAGCTGTAGGAATTAAATTGAGTGGTGGTGAGATAGCAAAAATTACTGATAATACTATCAACAATACAGGTACTCAAGGTATCCAGGTAGAAAATTCTAGCGGTACTATCAATATAGATAGGAATACAATTACTGATGCCAATCAAGAAAGTATTACCTTGTCTGAAGTAACAGGTACAGTTACCGTTAACCAAAATACTATTAATGGTCTTAACAATAGTTTTGGGATTTTTACCCAAAATTCTACAGGCAGTGTGGATTTAACAATTGACGATAATACTTTGTTAGAAAACCAGAATGATATTGGCGTCAATTTTTCTGGCATAGCATCGGGTACAGCACAGGTTAATAATAATACCATTTCTAATATTGGTAGTGGCGTGGATGTTCAATTAACAGACAGTGCTAATTTGAGCAGTATAACTATTAATAACAATCAAATTACTGGAGTAGACACAAGTACTGCCTCAAATGGTATAAATTTCCAAGCTACTGATGATGTTGCTGCTAACAATGTTACTGTTTCCGGTAATACTATTAACACCATAACTAATAAAGATGGGATGAGTTTTCAAGTCAGGAATAATTCTCAGACAATCTTTACAATATCTGGAAATACAATTACCAATGTGCAAGATTTTAATCCAGGAGATTCAGGTCTGAATGATGCTATTAACCTAAAATTCTTTGATGATAATGTTAGCAGTAGTGCTACCATCTCCAACAATGTTCTCTCAGTAATTGATGGAAGCGGTATTCATGCAACTAATAATGGCAACGATAGCACTAATTCCGTAGAGGTAACAATTACAGGAAATCAATTTAGTAACATAGATGATATTAATATTCGTCTTGAAAATATTTCAGATTTTCAAATATGA
- a CDS encoding GNAT family N-acetyltransferase, producing the protein MLEYKISIESQPDFKEVDFVDKQLHEFNLSKIGDYQYTPLFLMLRDSQKKVVGGLEGFIGLGWLHISTLWIAQELRGDGYGKALLLAAEQEAVNRGCLHAYVFTYSFQAPEFYQHLGYEVFGELEDFPSGHRRYFLKKSLRKNT; encoded by the coding sequence ATGCTTGAGTACAAAATATCAATTGAAAGTCAGCCAGACTTCAAAGAAGTTGACTTTGTAGACAAGCAACTTCACGAATTCAATCTAAGCAAGATTGGCGATTACCAATATACGCCCTTGTTTTTAATGCTTCGTGATTCCCAGAAAAAGGTAGTGGGCGGCTTGGAGGGTTTTATCGGCTTGGGATGGCTCCATATTAGTACTCTGTGGATTGCACAAGAGTTAAGAGGTGATGGATATGGAAAAGCACTTCTTTTAGCGGCAGAACAAGAGGCTGTTAATCGTGGCTGCTTACACGCGTATGTTTTTACTTACAGCTTCCAAGCTCCTGAATTTTATCAGCACTTGGGTTATGAAGTTTTTGGAGAGTTAGAGGATTTTCCTTCCGGTCATCGTCGATACTTTCTGAAAAAGTCTTTACGAAAAAACACTTAG
- a CDS encoding HAD family hydrolase: MLRLITDFDGPIIDVSERYYRVYQFCLEKTRRPDQAVQELPKAEFWQLKRSRVPEKQIALNSGLDEPQAQEFAQLRRQTVHTEAYFNYDTLAPGAVDALLKIQQAGIDLAVMTMRRVRELDYAFKKYDLGRFFPENRCYCLSNDYVKTRDIEDKPLLMARALKELPPAADTWMVGDTEADITAAKNYGIKVIAVESGIRDRTQLELYYPDLIVKDFSTAVDLVLEAKHLV; this comes from the coding sequence ATGCTAAGACTGATTACTGACTTTGACGGCCCAATTATTGATGTTTCCGAACGGTACTACCGTGTTTATCAATTTTGCTTGGAAAAAACCCGTCGCCCAGACCAAGCGGTGCAAGAACTTCCGAAAGCGGAATTTTGGCAGTTAAAGCGATCGCGTGTTCCTGAAAAACAAATCGCCTTAAATTCAGGGTTAGACGAACCCCAAGCACAAGAATTCGCCCAATTACGGCGGCAAACTGTGCATACAGAAGCTTATTTTAACTATGACACTCTCGCACCTGGTGCCGTGGATGCACTGTTAAAAATTCAACAAGCTGGAATTGATTTAGCAGTTATGACCATGCGCCGAGTTCGGGAACTAGATTATGCCTTTAAAAAATACGATTTAGGGAGATTTTTCCCGGAAAATCGTTGTTATTGCCTGAGTAATGACTACGTTAAAACTCGCGATATTGAAGATAAGCCTTTGTTGATGGCTAGGGCTTTAAAAGAACTGCCCCCCGCCGCTGATACCTGGATGGTGGGAGATACGGAAGCTGACATCACCGCTGCAAAAAATTATGGTATTAAGGTGATAGCTGTGGAATCTGGTATCCGCGATCGCACCCAATTGGAACTTTACTACCCCGATTTAATTGTTAAGGATTTTAGCACTGCTGTAGATTTAGTCTTAGAAGCTAAACACCTTGTCTAG